The Cloacibacterium sp. TD35 region GCTTTTTTTTATCTTTGGTTTAGACTAAAACCAAAGAATATGAAAAAAATCCTTTTGTTTATAGCTATGACTTCGCTTTTTTCGTGTAAACAAAGTGAAGAAAAAATGGTTTCAATAAAAGAAACTTCATCGGAAAACGAAAAAATAGTAAAACAACTTTTCGTGCATTTTAATAACCACGATTGGGAAAAAATGGCAGATTTGTACACAGAAAATCCTGAATTTAAGGAACCAACATCTGGAATGAAGCCTCATGTAAAATCTAGAAACCAGATTGTGAAAGAATATACAGAATTGCAAAAGCAAATACCTGATGTAAATGATTCTTTGATAGCGGTTTATCCCTCCGGGAAAGATAAGGTGATTGTAGAGTTTATAGCTTCTGGAACTTTACCGGATAAATCTAAGTATCAATTGCCAATCTGTACTATTTTTACCATAGAAAACGGAAAAATCACAAAAGATTACACTTATTTTGATAATTCTCAGAACTAGAAAGAACCAAGTAAAAAGTTTTTTTTACATCAATCATCCATCATCCAACATTTAAAAAATGGAACCACTTATTGTAAATGTCACTATCAATGCCCCAATTGAAAAGGTCTGGGCGTTTTTTATCGAAACTGAGCATATTGTAAATTGGAATTTTGCACACGAAAGTTGGCACTGTCCGAAAGCTGAAAACAACTTAGAAATTGGCGGCGAATTTTTCTATACCATGGCTGCTAAAGACAAGTCTGCAAGTTTTGTCTTTCATGGAACATATACAGAGATCATTCCGCTTCAGAAAATTGAATATCATATAGAAGACGGCAGAAAAGTAGAAGTTTTTTTTAATAAAATAGATGAAAATACTACTGAAGTTTTCGAACGTTTCGAGCCAGAAATGATTAATGCTTTGGAAATGCAAGAGCAAGGATGGCAAAGCATTCTCAATCAATTTAAAAATTATACAGAAGGAAACTCTTAGCGGTTTCCTTTTTCAAAAAAACTTATTTTTCTATTTTTGCTCCTCAATAATTAATCCATTGAAAGACTACTACTATTTTCTAGGAATAAAACCGAATGCTTCTTCTGAAGACATTAAAAAAGCGTATCGTAAACTTTCGCTGAAATATCACCCTGATAAAAACGAAAATGATGAGTTTTTTACAGAGCGTTTCAGAGAAATAAAAGAAGCTTATGAAACTTTGATTGATGAAGGATCTAGAAAAGTTTATGATCAGCGATTTGGGAGTTTCCAAAGAAGTCAAAAATCAATGCTTCCGCCAAAAATTAAAAACTTTCACGCAGATAAGATTAGAGCGCAAAAAGGAGACGAAATTACTATTCATTGGCAAACCTATGATGCAGATTTGGTGAAAATCACGCCATTTGGTTTAGAAAAGTCTCAAGGTGATCGAAAATTTAGAATCAAAGAATTTGATAAAGAAGGTAAGTTTCAGATTATTCTTCATGCTACCAATACATTATTACACAAAACAGTAGTTCAAGGAATTACCATTACCGAAGTTTCTGGGGAAATAAAAGCTAATACAAATGAAGATATTCCCATGCGAAATTCGACTCCCACCCCTCAGAAAAGGGAAGAAGTTAATACCCGTTTTTATTATAAGTTGTTGGCTATTATTCTTTTAGCAATAGCTTTATACTTGGTTTTTCGCCAATAGT contains the following coding sequences:
- a CDS encoding SRPBCC domain-containing protein, with the protein product MEPLIVNVTINAPIEKVWAFFIETEHIVNWNFAHESWHCPKAENNLEIGGEFFYTMAAKDKSASFVFHGTYTEIIPLQKIEYHIEDGRKVEVFFNKIDENTTEVFERFEPEMINALEMQEQGWQSILNQFKNYTEGNS
- a CDS encoding J domain-containing protein; the protein is MKDYYYFLGIKPNASSEDIKKAYRKLSLKYHPDKNENDEFFTERFREIKEAYETLIDEGSRKVYDQRFGSFQRSQKSMLPPKIKNFHADKIRAQKGDEITIHWQTYDADLVKITPFGLEKSQGDRKFRIKEFDKEGKFQIILHATNTLLHKTVVQGITITEVSGEIKANTNEDIPMRNSTPTPQKREEVNTRFYYKLLAIILLAIALYLVFRQ
- a CDS encoding nuclear transport factor 2 family protein, whose amino-acid sequence is MKKILLFIAMTSLFSCKQSEEKMVSIKETSSENEKIVKQLFVHFNNHDWEKMADLYTENPEFKEPTSGMKPHVKSRNQIVKEYTELQKQIPDVNDSLIAVYPSGKDKVIVEFIASGTLPDKSKYQLPICTIFTIENGKITKDYTYFDNSQN